In the genome of Methanococcoides burtonii DSM 6242, the window GATTTGAAACATCAACACTGCCAAGACCGAGATATTCCATTGCGTGTGCCTGGATCTCGATACCATCTTTACCGAATGCTGCCTGTGTACCCACAGCGCCTGTCATCTGACCTACCAGAAGGCGTGGTGTAAGCTGTGCTAAGCGTTCGAGGTGCCTTGCGACCTCACTTGCCCAGATAGCAAACCTCAGGCCGTATGTGGTCGGCACACCGATCTGACCGTGTGTCCTGCCGGCACAGACAGTGTTCTTGTGCTCTTCCGCTTTTGTGAGCAGTACATCAAGAAGTGTTCTTGTCTTTTCCTCAAGGATAGCAACAGCATCCATCATCTGAAGAGCAGTAGCTGTGTCCAGGATGTCGTTGGAAGTTGCACCAAAGTGTACCCACTTGGCAGCATCATCTGTACATTGCTCAGAAATAGCAATAACAATGGCCATCATGTCATGGTGGATCTCATCCTCGATCTCAGCAACTCTCTCGATCTTTACATGAGCTATGCTTTTCTCGATCTCTGCTGCAGCTTCAGCAGGCACCATACCGATCTTTGCTTCGGCATTTGAGAGTGCTGCTTCGGTCTTTAAGAGCTTTTCAAGACGGTTTGCCTCGCTCCAGACATATTTCATTTCGTCAGTACCGTAACGGTATTCGATAGGATGGATTGCCATGTCTTTTGGTCTCCTTTGATGTGGAATTGATTTACTAATGAACTATAGTGGGTAAATAAACAACAAACCCATAAATAGACTTTGTTTGTCAAGTTTGAAGCCCAGGAAGATAATCATTTCAGAGCCTTGAAGGTCCTTGCATACATCGGATTACAATCCGAAGGAAGTGCAGACTTCCAGGACATATTAGATAACCTTGACATTCAAAAAAGTACACTCTGGCGTTATATCAGTTCTTTAAGAGAACAAGGATTGATTGACATTAGCAGAAGCTACCATACTTGTGTATTCTTCAAGAAACGTTCAGTATGGGAACAACTCCGGGACCCATTGCTTGCAATAGTCACAGCTCTGGATATAGGTCTTAAGAAGATCAATGGAGAGTATTTCATTGATTCCGGTATGATTCGCCGTTATCGTGACAGGACGAAAAACCTGAAACCGATAAAGAAAAAGGAATCAAGAAATCCAAAGTTTGAAAAGATAGTCGTTGAGACCATCCGAGAAGCTGAACAGCTTAACAAGGAGTTCAAGGAGCTTGGAATTAACAAGCGTGCTTCTGTTCTGTCTACTCACAATACTATGAGGTATAGTCGGGTGATTGGGTGAGCGGTAGCTATCGAAAAGCGGTGAATTAAGTTTGACATTCTTGAATGAAATGTAAAACTTAGGAATGAGCTGATTTATAAATTACTTTCAACAAGCTCATCATAACTATATATATCAAGCAGAAATACTAATTACTATGAAGACGAGTGAAGCCCATGATTACCCATAAACAAAGAGCACTTCTATCTGTAATAGATCGATTAAATGAAAGAGGCAATGCCACGAAGTTTATGATTGTCAAAAATCTGTTTTTACTATCAGTTGAAGAAAATATAGGTAAAGTAATAAAATTCTATCATTTTTTCCCTTATCATTACGGACCTTTTTCAAATGCATACTATGCAGATATAACAAAACTTCAAAGTGATGGATTAATTATAGAAAATGATCATCACTTAGAGTTAACTGAAAAAGGAAAAGACGTATCAACAAAAACTGAACGGAAAGCGATATTTCGAATTAGGAGAGTTGCTAATAAATTTAGTTCTGATAAACAAATTCGTGAATATGTATATGAAAAATATCCAGAATTCACCGTGAAAAGTAAGCTGGTTGATAACAAAGAAAAGCAGTTGATTCCGGGCTTGTTTTCAATTGGTTACGAAGGAAGGGACATTGATCAATTTCTTAATTTGTTAATTCAAAATAACATAAATATTCTTGCTGATGTCAGAAAAAATCCTTTTAGCATGAAGTTTAGCTTTACAAAAAAGAAATTAAGTACCTATCTTGAAAAAATAGGTATACAGTACATTCATATTCCAGATTTGGGCATAGAAAGTGATGATCGAAAAGAATTAAATTCTATGACAGACTACCAAAATTTATTTAAAGAATATGCTGATTCAACACTTAAAAGAAATAAAGAACACCTTGATTATATTTATGAATTGAGCCAAAGCAATAGAGTTGCTATGATGTGCTTTGAAGCTGATATAGATATGTGTCATAGAGGTGTTATTGCAAAATCAATTGCAAATAGTAAAGGGATAGAGGTCGTAGATATTTGAACCCAAATACAATTGAGCAAGTTCTGGTTTTAGTTCGCGCAACTCCAGAAAAAAGTAAAAGATATGGACATACTGTTTGTGTTGCAGGTGTAAATCAAAACAATGAGCTACGCAGATTATATCCTTTTAGATTTAATTATGGGGATCGCTTGATTAAATTCAAAAAGAAAGATGTAATTGAAGTTAATATTACCAATCCCGATAGCGATATGAGAAGGGAGAGCAGGAAAGCTTCCAGTCACAAAAATTTATTTTCTCCTCTTAATGACGAAGAAGTCTTAGATCGAATTGCCCCACTCATCTCATCAATTGAAAAATTGAATGTCGAGGATGCAAGTTTAGGCATTGTACGACCAATTATAGAAGACGTTGAAGTCATAATTAATAGCACAGATATTATGGATAAACAAGCATTTTTTACTCAGGCAGGAGAGTATTCCGCTCAAGGTAGAGAAAGAGTAAAGATGCCTGTTGAGGTGCGATATCTATTCAAATGTGAAGGAGAAACAACTTGCAACGGTCATAAAATAATAGTTCTTGATTGGGAAATAAATGAATTAGTGCGAAATATTATGCAAAAAGATAAAGATCCTAAATCAATTAAAGAAAAAATTAGGTACAAGATGATTGATTATATGGCAAAAAAAGAGCTTTATCTTATACTAGGAACTCATTTTCAATACAAAACTTGGATGATTATTGGTATTTTTTATCCAGACAAAATTGATAAATCACAAAAAAAACTTTTTGAATTCTGAAACGTAAAAAAGACATTGTGCAATATGTGGGAGATATAAAATGGATGAAGAACGCATGAGATCATTAAAAGGTGAATGGAAGTGTGTACACTCACAAAACGAATGGTGTACATTTGATCGGATGACTGAGAACGGTCATATCTGTTTGTCAGGTAAACCATGCAATGGATATGAGGATGGGGATTCCTGCTCATTCAAAGAAACGGTCGAAGATCTTAGATAAATCCTGTCATATTAATAAAACAACAACATTTTTTACCCCGTTCCCTTAGGTACACTCTTAAGGACTATGTCTCACTATTGAGACATTCAGCTCGAACATGCTCGAAATTGACTTTCAAAAACTCCAAGAGAAATCGAGATTAATCATATTTTCCCCTCTAAAAATGATAAAACTTTGACTCTCATGCACATGTGAGAGAGGTTGGAAATATGGTCTGCGGTTTGAACTGGAAGTCCTCTACCATCTTTGAGCTTACAACATCCTCATCCTGGGTATCATTGTCCCCGGTTACAGGAGCTTCATCTACTGGTGGCACTTTATATTCTGGAGCCATATCCTCCAGAGGACGCTCTTGAATGCCTGAAAAGATGTGGATGAATCCTCTTATTAATACCTGGACTTTTAGCCAATCTTCTAAGGATCATAAGGCAGCCCATATATTGCATGTGTTGCCCTTTTTTGATATTGCCTTTATTCACACACATAACTATCTGAATCGCCCCTGTGTGGATGTATTTCCAACCAGGCGGCAACATAAGGACAACTCGAGATAATGTGTATTCTTCTCATTCCAGTTTTGCCATATAACTGGATAATACCGCCAACTTAACAATATGATGCCAATAATCTGTGAAAAAATAAAGGGAATGTTTATCTACTGATAGGGAACATAATTATTTAGTGTAGGGGGAAAAATTGTGGAAAAATTACATGTGTTCTTTAAGAAACTTGACAGGAATGAGTTTACAAGTCAGGACATAGACCTACTTGTTAAACAGATGACAGATGATGCGAAACAGGGGATCATTGCACTGACAAAGGAAGACAGGCAATGGTTTGAAACCTATGCGTTCGGATTACAGCAATTTGAAGTGCTTTGCAGTAAAGACTCGTCTAAAATGAGAGCAGGGGACTGGAGACAGGCAGTGGATGATTTTAGCAAAGTCCGGTTCTTTGTGGATGATATGGAAGAGAAGAAGCTCGTCAAAAATGTATTCTGGAATGTAGAAGGAATAGTTACATTCGATATCCCTGATAACGCAGGATACAGGAACTTCATTTATTGCAGGATCAAAAGTTATCTTGAAAAACTTTATAGAAAATAATTCCAGATGCTAAAAAGAGTCCGTGGCGGGCCCGCCGGGAATCGAACCCGGGTTCTAAGCTCCGGAGGCTAAAATGATATCCACTACACTACGAGCCCATTAAATGAATTTGGATTGCTTTGAATAATAATATTCGGATACAAGATCAACACCATATTGACATCCGATCAACAAAATGCTTATAATTCCGAACATAATCACTACATGTAAAATTAACTATATTAAATAATAGGTTTAGATAAGGGTCAAAGCAAAAATATCAATGAACTTTGAATTTATTGATTCTCCACTACAACCAATTGGATAAATTCCAAAATATGGCCACCGGAATTTGATCATAAACTAAAATTAAGAGTAATGTATCCACCTAACAGTATCTCATTGACATAAAATAAGTATTAAAAACATATTAATATAGAATTGTATTAATTAAATGTAGTCGATGAAAAACAGTTAAAGGTACTTATATTAAGATTTGCATATAGTGCTAATAAATAATCATAAGTGAAAGCAACATAGCGGTATCAAATATGGAGATCTCAAAAAAGGAAAATGAACTCGATGAGGCTGATGAACTCCGAACAAAACTCAAGCTTGCTAACAAAAAAATAGAAGAGATAGAAGAGTTCAATAAATTGCACATTGAAAATCTCAATGATGTTATATTCAGCATC includes:
- a CDS encoding DUF488 family protein, with amino-acid sequence MITHKQRALLSVIDRLNERGNATKFMIVKNLFLLSVEENIGKVIKFYHFFPYHYGPFSNAYYADITKLQSDGLIIENDHHLELTEKGKDVSTKTERKAIFRIRRVANKFSSDKQIREYVYEKYPEFTVKSKLVDNKEKQLIPGLFSIGYEGRDIDQFLNLLIQNNINILADVRKNPFSMKFSFTKKKLSTYLEKIGIQYIHIPDLGIESDDRKELNSMTDYQNLFKEYADSTLKRNKEHLDYIYELSQSNRVAMMCFEADIDMCHRGVIAKSIANSKGIEVVDI